In a single window of the Caproicibacterium sp. BJN0003 genome:
- a CDS encoding pseudouridine synthase encodes MERIDKILSSGGTMSRKEAGLAVRKGRVMVNGALVRSASEKINPDTDQIMLDGAPFLYHKVLWLMLNKPAGVLSAARDPKQKTVLDLVPEELRRKGLFPAGRLDKDTTGLLILTNDGEAAHHMLAPKSHVTKRYRARLDAPLPSDAKERFAKGIVLSDFTTLPSKLKILEEENQPLCEVEIHEGKFHQIKRMFLALGCTVIQLSRIAIGSLELDPLLKSGECRQMTEEEVGLVFREPK; translated from the coding sequence GTGGAACGGATTGATAAAATTTTATCATCTGGTGGGACGATGAGCAGGAAAGAGGCTGGACTGGCAGTTCGAAAAGGGCGGGTCATGGTCAATGGAGCTCTTGTTCGTTCTGCCTCAGAAAAAATAAATCCCGATACAGATCAGATCATGCTGGATGGAGCTCCCTTCCTTTATCATAAGGTGCTTTGGCTGATGCTGAATAAACCTGCCGGGGTCCTTTCGGCGGCACGAGATCCAAAACAGAAAACGGTACTTGATCTGGTGCCGGAAGAACTGCGTCGGAAAGGACTTTTTCCAGCCGGCAGATTGGACAAGGATACGACGGGTTTGTTGATTTTAACAAATGATGGAGAGGCGGCACATCATATGTTGGCACCTAAGAGCCATGTGACAAAAAGGTACCGCGCCCGTCTGGATGCTCCCCTCCCTTCGGATGCAAAGGAACGTTTTGCAAAAGGAATTGTGCTGAGTGATTTCACAACGCTTCCGAGTAAACTAAAAATTTTGGAAGAGGAAAATCAGCCGCTTTGTGAAGTCGAAATTCATGAGGGAAAATTCCATCAGATTAAACGAATGTTTTTGGCCCTTGGCTGCACAGTCATCCAACTGAGCCGTATTGCGATTGGAAGTTTAGAATTGGATCCTTTGCTGAAGTCGGGTGAATGCCGGCAAATGACAGAGGAGGAAGTCGGATTGGTTTTTCGAGAACCAAAGTGA
- a CDS encoding PucR family transcriptional regulator, translating to MSNRLFQGVIHQMRDAIDRPVGVIDETSTVIACSELGKIGEKTGSISPEMMASQEPFVVNGYTYCPFGGLPRAEYAIFVLGNDQEAAHYAALLAVSLNSIKQYYDEKYDRGNFIKNIILDNILPGDIYLKARELHFNADVTRVCMLIKIVANTDVAVFDVVQNLFPDKSKDFVVNINEDDIAIVKEIQPGIDAKDLEKLASSIVDTLSGEFYVHCVVGIGTPVENLKDLARSFKEAQVALEVGKVFDTERSIVSYDNLGIARLIYQLPTTLCEMFLKEVFKKGGIDSLDHETLFTIQRFFENNLNVSETSRKLFVHRNTLVYRLEKIKKITGLDLREFEDAIVFKVALMVKKYLSSNPTKF from the coding sequence ATGTCAAACAGATTGTTTCAAGGCGTGATCCATCAGATGCGTGACGCCATCGACCGGCCAGTTGGTGTGATTGATGAAACATCTACTGTAATTGCTTGTAGCGAACTTGGAAAAATTGGAGAGAAGACCGGCAGTATTTCTCCGGAAATGATGGCCTCTCAGGAACCTTTTGTGGTCAATGGCTATACGTATTGCCCATTTGGTGGCCTTCCTCGCGCAGAATATGCCATTTTTGTCCTTGGAAATGATCAGGAAGCCGCTCACTATGCAGCTCTTTTGGCAGTTTCGCTTAACAGCATTAAGCAGTACTATGATGAAAAATATGACCGTGGTAATTTTATCAAGAATATTATTCTAGATAATATTTTGCCCGGCGATATTTATCTCAAAGCTCGTGAACTGCATTTTAATGCAGACGTTACCCGCGTTTGCATGCTGATCAAAATTGTTGCAAACACCGATGTAGCGGTCTTTGATGTGGTCCAGAACCTTTTCCCGGACAAGTCAAAGGATTTTGTTGTAAACATTAATGAAGACGATATTGCAATTGTCAAAGAGATTCAGCCCGGAATCGACGCAAAAGATTTGGAGAAATTGGCCAGCTCCATTGTCGATACGCTTTCGGGAGAATTTTATGTGCACTGCGTAGTGGGTATTGGTACGCCGGTAGAAAATTTGAAGGATCTTGCACGTTCCTTTAAAGAAGCGCAGGTTGCTTTGGAAGTTGGAAAAGTTTTTGATACAGAACGCAGTATCGTCAGCTACGATAATCTTGGAATTGCTCGTTTGATCTACCAGCTGCCAACGACACTCTGCGAAATGTTCCTGAAAGAAGTTTTCAAAAAGGGCGGAATCGACAGCCTTGATCACGAAACGCTCTTTACGATTCAAAGATTTTTTGAAAACAACCTGAATGTTTCAGAAACAAGCCGTAAGCTTTTTGTTCATCGAAATACCCTTGTTTACCGTCTGGAAAAAATCAAGAAGATCACCGGACTCGATTTGCGCGAATTTGAAGATGCCATTGTGTTCAAAGTGGCTTTGATGGTTAAAAAATATCTTTCCAGCAACCCAACAAAATTTTGA
- a CDS encoding ParA family protein, with protein MPNCKTIAICNQKGGVGKTTTTVNLGVGLAMQGKKVLLVDADPQSDLTACLGWRDTDNLEETLSTKLSEVIREENANPASVILHHEEGVDLVPANLDLSAMEMTLVTAMSRETALRTYLTSLKQHYDYILIDCMPSLGMITLNALTAADSVIIPVQAQYLPAKGMTQLMQTISKVRKHINPKLKIEGMLLTLVDGRTNLSRTVVDSLQRNYGSVIKMYRSTIPVAVKAAESAAEGKSIYAYEPNSTVSKAYAELTKEVLNDGKKDRVRASDAR; from the coding sequence ATGCCAAACTGCAAAACCATTGCAATCTGCAATCAGAAGGGCGGCGTGGGCAAAACGACCACTACCGTAAATCTTGGTGTCGGTCTTGCAATGCAGGGCAAGAAAGTATTGCTTGTGGACGCTGATCCACAGTCGGACTTAACGGCTTGTCTTGGATGGAGAGATACCGACAACTTGGAAGAAACTCTTTCCACAAAGCTGTCAGAGGTGATTCGAGAAGAAAACGCAAACCCGGCATCTGTCATTCTTCATCACGAGGAAGGCGTTGACCTTGTTCCAGCAAATCTTGACCTGTCTGCAATGGAGATGACGCTTGTTACCGCTATGAGCAGAGAAACCGCACTGCGGACTTATCTGACCTCGCTCAAACAGCATTACGACTATATCCTGATCGACTGTATGCCGTCACTGGGAATGATTACGCTAAATGCCCTGACTGCAGCTGACTCGGTGATTATCCCTGTTCAGGCGCAGTATCTGCCGGCAAAAGGAATGACGCAGCTCATGCAGACCATTTCAAAGGTCAGAAAGCACATAAACCCAAAACTCAAAATTGAGGGTATGCTTCTTACCTTGGTGGACGGCAGGACGAACCTTTCCCGCACGGTTGTGGATTCACTGCAAAGGAATTACGGAAGTGTAATCAAGATGTATCGCTCCACCATTCCGGTTGCCGTGAAAGCCGCCGAGAGTGCTGCGGAGGGCAAGAGCATTTATGCTTACGAACCCAACAGCACGGTATCCAAAGCCTATGCAGAACTGACAAAGGAGGTGCTTAACGATGGCAAAAAAGATAGAGTTAGGGCTTCCGACGCTCGATGA
- a CDS encoding murein hydrolase activator EnvC family protein: protein MAGKHFWQRAAAAVITAALIVVPAATTAFAENTNVDTLRQQQSDYQNQQKENQAKIDQLKSDQTQKEAYKAALQDQVSNLQHQIDTYNQQIGDLDQDIAAKQDQIQSKQKEIDSGFALLKERLRALYISGEASNLEILLSSKSLTDLADKTEAIKMVSDHDKQLIDTLKNHLTEIEAQKTEIEQSRQEVSDAKNALDQKRTELDTVMEETQQVINDLAGSAEALEEQNKEIAQKEAATAEQIDSWYANYYSQKQSSSDVVVMPSGGGQFVWPVPYTMNVTSGFGPRWGTNHKGIDISSGGVYGQPIVASASGTVIVADAGGWGGGYGTWVSIDHGNGFSTVYGHMSSLCVSVGQAVQQGQVIGYVGSTGDSTGPHCHFEVRVNGVAQDPLNYV from the coding sequence TTGGCTGGTAAACATTTTTGGCAGCGTGCCGCTGCCGCAGTAATAACCGCTGCTCTTATAGTAGTGCCTGCTGCGACCACAGCTTTTGCCGAGAATACGAATGTGGATACACTCCGACAGCAGCAGAGTGATTATCAGAACCAGCAAAAAGAAAATCAAGCGAAAATTGATCAGCTGAAATCAGATCAAACTCAGAAGGAAGCCTATAAAGCTGCTTTGCAGGATCAGGTTTCTAATTTACAGCATCAAATTGATACTTACAATCAGCAGATTGGGGATCTTGATCAGGATATTGCTGCAAAACAAGATCAGATCCAATCCAAGCAAAAAGAAATCGATTCCGGTTTTGCACTGCTGAAAGAGCGTCTGCGTGCACTCTATATTTCCGGAGAAGCAAGCAATTTGGAAATCTTGCTTTCCTCTAAAAGTCTTACCGACTTGGCAGATAAAACGGAAGCAATCAAAATGGTGTCGGACCACGATAAACAGCTGATCGATACCCTAAAAAATCATTTAACAGAAATTGAAGCACAGAAAACAGAAATCGAGCAAAGCCGACAGGAAGTTTCCGATGCAAAGAATGCACTGGATCAAAAGCGGACAGAACTCGATACCGTGATGGAAGAGACTCAGCAGGTAATTAATGATCTTGCCGGCTCTGCCGAAGCTCTGGAAGAACAAAATAAGGAAATTGCTCAAAAGGAAGCTGCTACTGCAGAGCAGATCGACTCTTGGTATGCAAATTATTATTCGCAGAAGCAATCTTCTTCAGATGTCGTTGTAATGCCTTCCGGTGGTGGACAGTTTGTTTGGCCGGTTCCGTATACCATGAATGTTACTTCTGGATTTGGCCCTCGCTGGGGAACAAACCATAAGGGAATTGATATTTCTTCCGGCGGCGTTTATGGACAACCGATTGTAGCTTCTGCTTCCGGCACTGTCATTGTTGCAGATGCAGGTGGCTGGGGTGGTGGCTATGGAACTTGGGTCTCCATTGACCACGGAAATGGATTCTCTACCGTTTATGGCCATATGTCCAGCCTTTGTGTCAGCGTTGGGCAGGCTGTTCAGCAGGGTCAGGTGATCGGTTACGTCGGGAGTACCGGGGATAGTACCGGCCCTCATTGTCATTTTGAGGTGCGTGTAAACGGTGTTGCACAAGATCCGCTTAACTATGTTTAA
- a CDS encoding zinc-ribbon domain-containing protein: MSNSLASMHPELVPEWSERNLPLTPDKITYGSNRFVWWKGSCGHEWQASPKSRSTGEKCPICSGVRVIEGINDLAFLKPELAKEWSDKNQSLKPTMVSGASHKKVIWQGKCGHEWIASVKSRSVNGTGCPYCSHNAVLEGFNDLASVFPKVAAEWSDRNLPLLPTQVTAFANKKVWWRCSKGHEWNTLISTRSCGSQCPYCSGQILLKGFNDLATVYPQLAEEWSERNFPLMPDTINEKSRRNVWWKCRQCGYEWKSVVHARVKGANCPVCADRAVLTGYNDLATTDPQLLDQWDYLRNSGYNPNKLSRGSMQSVWWKCSCGHSYKAKVSERTIEAKGCRVCEQEYRSVLPRLLVMYYAKKNCLKVETNTETIIGLPIETYIADEKLAIESEIQAEDIECLKEHLCKHRGIIRLVIPYGKNDTGTEYAVKIKTAFQSRHIFIKSDAAQDVIAVRRAYFEWRTHQNENR, from the coding sequence ATGAGCAACAGTTTAGCGTCAATGCACCCTGAGCTTGTGCCGGAATGGTCTGAACGAAACCTTCCGCTTACACCGGATAAGATAACCTATGGCTCAAATAGATTCGTATGGTGGAAAGGCTCTTGCGGACACGAATGGCAGGCAAGTCCGAAAAGCCGTTCAACCGGAGAGAAATGCCCAATCTGTTCTGGAGTAAGGGTTATTGAAGGAATAAACGACTTGGCGTTCCTGAAACCGGAACTGGCGAAGGAATGGTCTGATAAGAATCAAAGCTTGAAACCGACAATGGTAAGCGGCGCTTCTCATAAAAAAGTGATATGGCAAGGAAAATGCGGTCACGAATGGATCGCCTCAGTTAAAAGCAGATCAGTGAATGGTACAGGATGCCCATATTGTTCTCACAATGCAGTATTGGAGGGCTTCAATGACCTTGCTTCTGTGTTCCCGAAAGTGGCTGCCGAGTGGTCGGACAGGAATCTGCCGCTGCTGCCTACACAGGTAACCGCATTTGCAAATAAAAAGGTCTGGTGGAGATGCAGCAAAGGTCATGAGTGGAACACCCTGATTTCAACCCGTTCATGCGGAAGTCAGTGCCCATATTGCAGCGGTCAAATCTTATTGAAGGGCTTCAATGACTTGGCGACAGTGTATCCCCAGCTTGCAGAGGAATGGTCGGAGCGCAACTTCCCATTAATGCCGGATACAATCAATGAAAAGTCACGCAGAAATGTATGGTGGAAATGCAGACAATGCGGATATGAATGGAAGTCCGTTGTTCATGCCAGAGTAAAAGGAGCAAATTGCCCGGTTTGTGCCGACAGAGCGGTGTTGACCGGGTATAATGACTTGGCTACCACCGATCCTCAATTGCTTGACCAGTGGGATTACCTGAGAAACTCAGGATATAACCCAAATAAGCTTTCCAGAGGTTCAATGCAGAGCGTCTGGTGGAAATGTTCATGCGGACACAGCTATAAGGCAAAGGTGTCCGAAAGGACGATAGAAGCAAAGGGCTGCAGGGTGTGTGAGCAAGAGTACCGAAGTGTTCTGCCACGGTTGCTTGTCATGTATTACGCAAAGAAAAACTGCTTAAAGGTTGAAACCAATACCGAGACAATAATCGGACTGCCCATAGAAACATACATAGCCGATGAAAAGCTGGCAATTGAATCAGAAATTCAGGCTGAGGATATAGAATGCCTGAAAGAGCATCTCTGTAAGCACAGAGGGATTATACGATTGGTAATCCCGTATGGAAAAAATGATACAGGGACAGAGTACGCCGTAAAAATAAAAACAGCATTTCAAAGCAGACATATCTTTATAAAGTCGGATGCGGCTCAAGATGTGATCGCTGTACGACGAGCCTATTTTGAATGGAGGACACACCAAAATGAAAACAGATAA
- a CDS encoding GNAT family N-acetyltransferase: protein MVNETIIRNATLEDASRILEIYAYYVKNTAITFEYDTPTLSEFQVRMKSTMKRYPYIVIEKDGEILGYAYAGAFVGRAAYDWSCEMTVYLDHTAQKCGLGRKIYEELEGKLNSMGILNLYACIGYPEAEDEYLNKNSAEFHAHLGFKKVGEFKKCGYKFNRWYNMIWMEKTIGDHYLNQPPVCFADNLR from the coding sequence ATTGTGAATGAAACAATAATCAGAAATGCTACGCTTGAAGACGCAAGCCGCATTCTGGAAATCTACGCATATTACGTTAAAAACACAGCAATTACTTTTGAATATGATACGCCTACACTTTCTGAGTTTCAGGTGCGCATGAAAAGCACCATGAAACGTTACCCCTATATTGTCATAGAAAAGGATGGAGAAATTCTGGGGTATGCTTACGCAGGTGCTTTTGTAGGTCGAGCCGCCTATGACTGGTCATGTGAGATGACTGTTTATCTTGACCACACCGCCCAAAAATGTGGACTGGGGCGAAAAATATATGAAGAGCTGGAAGGCAAGCTAAATAGCATGGGAATTTTGAATCTATATGCATGTATCGGCTACCCAGAAGCAGAAGATGAATATCTTAACAAAAACAGTGCTGAATTTCATGCACACCTCGGATTCAAAAAAGTCGGAGAATTCAAGAAATGCGGATACAAGTTCAACCGCTGGTATAATATGATTTGGATGGAGAAAACCATTGGAGATCACTATTTAAATCAGCCTCCCGTCTGTTTTGCTGACAATTTGAGATGA
- the ftsX gene encoding permease-like cell division protein FtsX: MKLGYLIKEGFKNVLTKHRTMSLASIGVLTCCILMTGAAVLFSMNMNAAMSTVEGNNSIKVFIKRDVSSDDAIKIGDQIKQMDNIDSCEYISRQDGLKEIQNMVGADNSSLLNGLSDDTSWLPDSFRISMKDLSQYQDTANQILSIQGVEKITDYTALADKLTRMDKIVTNVGLAVVIILSVVSLFIIANTIRVTMYSRRLEISIMKSVGATNGFIRVPFVVEGIILGIVSGGLAVALLYLLYQKMVSLIANLAVFQAINIHPYLPWMILIFMGIGALFGTLGSMISMGRYLKKEGGSIVGW; encoded by the coding sequence ATGAAGCTGGGATATTTAATTAAAGAAGGCTTTAAAAATGTCCTGACCAAACACCGGACGATGAGCCTCGCCTCGATTGGTGTTCTGACTTGCTGTATTTTAATGACGGGCGCTGCGGTATTATTCAGTATGAATATGAACGCGGCGATGAGCACCGTAGAGGGAAATAATTCGATTAAAGTTTTTATTAAGCGGGATGTTTCTTCGGATGATGCGATTAAAATCGGCGATCAGATCAAACAAATGGATAATATTGATTCCTGTGAATACATATCAAGACAAGATGGCCTTAAGGAAATTCAAAACATGGTTGGCGCAGACAATTCCAGTCTGCTTAACGGTCTTTCTGATGATACCAGCTGGCTGCCGGATTCTTTCCGGATTTCGATGAAGGATCTTTCACAGTATCAGGATACTGCAAATCAGATCTTGAGTATTCAGGGCGTTGAAAAAATCACAGATTATACTGCTCTTGCGGACAAGCTGACCAGAATGGATAAAATTGTTACAAACGTCGGTTTGGCAGTCGTAATCATCTTAAGTGTTGTTTCTCTATTTATTATTGCAAATACGATTCGTGTTACGATGTATTCCAGACGTCTGGAAATTAGTATCATGAAATCGGTTGGCGCTACCAATGGATTTATCCGAGTTCCATTTGTTGTAGAAGGAATTATTCTCGGAATTGTTTCAGGTGGACTCGCGGTTGCTCTGCTTTATCTGCTTTATCAGAAGATGGTGAGCTTGATTGCAAATCTCGCCGTTTTTCAGGCGATTAATATTCACCCATACCTGCCCTGGATGATTCTCATTTTTATGGGCATTGGCGCTTTGTTTGGAACTTTAGGAAGTATGATCTCAATGGGAAGATACCTCAAAAAAGAAGGGGGTTCCATCGTTGGCTGGTAA
- the lysS gene encoding lysine--tRNA ligase, which produces MSEKNQEQQPEQNLGELLQIRRDKLTALREAGKDPFKITKCDQDSFASEIHAHFEDYENKDVCIAGRMMSRRNMGKASFIDLCDKTGRIQAYVRINDVGEESYSDFKNYWDLGDIICLKGFVFKTRRGEISVHAKEIQLLSKSLLPLPEKFHGLKDTDLRYRQRYLDLIVNPEVKETFVMRSHIITAIRAFMDSHDFLEVETPVLHTIAGGAAARPFVTHHNTLDIDLYLRIALELHLKRLIVGGFDRVYEIGRVFRNEGMDTRHNPEFTLMEFYQAYTDYHGMMDLIEDLIRTVSTKVKGSSKITYDGVELDFGSPFCRMTMVEAVKKYSGVDFNEIKTLDEARAAAKEHNLAYEERHKKGDILNLFFDEYCEEKLIQPTFITEHPVEISPLAKRKEDDPNYTQRFELFVMGRELANAFSELNDPIDQRKRFEAQAAQKAAGDDEACDVDEDFLTALEYGMPPTGGLGIGIDRLVMLLTDQPSIRDVLLFPTMKPID; this is translated from the coding sequence ATGAGTGAAAAGAATCAGGAACAGCAGCCAGAACAGAATTTGGGAGAATTGCTGCAGATTCGCCGCGATAAGCTGACCGCTTTGCGCGAAGCAGGAAAAGATCCCTTTAAAATCACAAAATGTGATCAAGATAGTTTTGCATCAGAAATTCATGCGCATTTTGAAGATTATGAGAATAAAGACGTCTGTATTGCCGGAAGAATGATGAGCCGCCGTAATATGGGAAAGGCTAGCTTTATTGATCTTTGCGATAAAACAGGCCGAATTCAGGCTTACGTTAGAATTAACGATGTCGGAGAAGAAAGCTATTCCGATTTTAAAAATTATTGGGATTTGGGCGATATTATTTGCCTTAAAGGGTTTGTCTTTAAGACTCGTCGCGGAGAGATCAGCGTCCATGCAAAAGAAATTCAGCTGCTTTCAAAATCTCTACTTCCGTTGCCGGAAAAATTTCACGGATTGAAAGATACTGATTTGCGTTATCGTCAACGCTATCTGGATCTGATTGTTAATCCGGAGGTCAAAGAGACTTTTGTTATGCGCAGCCATATTATTACGGCGATTCGTGCTTTTATGGACAGCCATGACTTTTTGGAAGTGGAGACTCCTGTTTTGCATACAATTGCAGGCGGCGCAGCAGCACGGCCGTTTGTCACACACCATAATACGCTCGACATTGACCTTTATTTGCGTATCGCTTTGGAGCTGCACCTCAAGCGTTTGATTGTCGGTGGTTTTGACCGCGTTTATGAGATTGGACGTGTGTTCCGCAACGAGGGCATGGATACCCGCCACAATCCGGAATTTACACTGATGGAATTTTATCAGGCTTATACGGATTACCACGGCATGATGGACTTGATCGAAGATTTGATTCGTACCGTTTCCACAAAAGTAAAGGGTTCTTCTAAAATCACCTATGACGGGGTGGAACTTGACTTTGGCAGCCCGTTTTGCCGCATGACGATGGTAGAGGCGGTTAAAAAATATTCCGGTGTTGACTTTAATGAAATCAAGACGCTGGATGAAGCGCGCGCTGCTGCGAAAGAACACAATCTTGCATATGAGGAACGTCATAAAAAGGGTGATATCCTGAATCTGTTCTTTGACGAGTACTGCGAAGAAAAGTTGATTCAGCCCACTTTTATTACAGAACATCCGGTGGAAATTTCACCGCTTGCAAAGCGCAAAGAGGATGACCCAAATTATACGCAGCGCTTTGAGCTCTTTGTTATGGGACGTGAACTTGCAAACGCATTTTCTGAATTAAATGATCCGATCGATCAGCGCAAGCGTTTTGAAGCACAGGCTGCTCAGAAAGCCGCTGGAGATGATGAGGCCTGCGATGTTGACGAGGATTTCCTTACAGCTTTGGAATATGGAATGCCGCCTACAGGAGGATTGGGGATCGGCATCGATCGTCTGGTCATGCTTCTTACTGATCAGCCTTCTATTCGCGATGTGTTGTTGTTCCCGACAATGAAGCCCATCGACTGA
- the greA gene encoding transcription elongation factor GreA codes for MVKQTVLTQEGLDKLEKELEELKGVKRKEVAEKIKVALSFGDLSENSEYDEAKNEQAIMEARIADLEVTLKNVKVIDESELSNGLIHVGSKVQVSVKDEKTQKVREMNLKIVGSNETDPVQGFISDESAVGKALLGHAVNDVVEIEVPVGMKEYTILSISK; via the coding sequence ATGGTAAAACAAACTGTTTTGACACAGGAAGGCCTCGATAAACTTGAAAAAGAGCTGGAAGAGCTCAAAGGGGTCAAGAGAAAAGAAGTTGCTGAAAAAATTAAGGTAGCGCTGAGCTTTGGTGACCTTTCTGAGAACAGCGAATACGACGAAGCCAAAAATGAACAGGCAATTATGGAAGCCAGAATTGCCGACCTCGAAGTAACGCTGAAAAATGTAAAAGTCATCGATGAATCCGAATTGAGTAATGGTTTGATTCATGTTGGCTCAAAAGTTCAAGTTTCTGTAAAAGATGAGAAAACTCAAAAAGTACGGGAAATGAATCTTAAAATTGTTGGCAGTAATGAAACAGATCCAGTACAAGGATTTATCAGCGATGAATCTGCCGTTGGAAAAGCGCTGTTGGGACACGCGGTTAATGACGTTGTGGAGATCGAAGTGCCTGTTGGAATGAAAGAATATACCATCCTTTCTATTTCCAAATAA
- a CDS encoding ParB/RepB/Spo0J family partition protein, whose translation MAKKIELGLPTLDDLFSSQEERDDVKLQKIRDIPISEIDDFPDHPFKVRDDEDMMQLVDSIKERGVITPATVRQKEDGRYELVSGHRRKRACELAGMDTLRCEVVDLNRDEATILMVESNYQRSQILPSEKAFAYKMRLEAMKRQGQRKDLTCDPLGHKLVGAKTVAVIANESEDSKTQVQRYVRLTNLVPELLECVDDGRMKMRPAVELSYLDEDSQRDIVDEIDMSESTPSHDQTIRMRKAFEENRLTTEVVQEIMREEKPNQREKIVLRGDRLRELIPKNIPLNQTEDYVCKALEHYQKFLRSRADRGR comes from the coding sequence ATGGCAAAAAAGATAGAGTTAGGGCTTCCGACGCTCGATGACCTGTTTTCCTCTCAGGAAGAACGGGATGATGTAAAGCTTCAGAAAATCAGAGATATTCCCATAAGCGAAATCGACGACTTCCCCGACCACCCGTTCAAGGTGCGTGATGATGAGGACATGATGCAACTTGTGGACAGTATCAAAGAGCGTGGGGTTATCACTCCGGCGACCGTCCGGCAGAAAGAGGACGGCAGGTATGAGCTTGTATCAGGACATCGCCGGAAACGAGCCTGTGAACTTGCAGGCATGGACACGCTGCGATGTGAGGTTGTAGACCTTAACCGTGATGAAGCCACAATTCTGATGGTTGAAAGCAACTATCAGCGGTCGCAGATACTTCCCTCGGAGAAAGCCTTTGCTTACAAAATGCGTTTGGAAGCTATGAAAAGACAAGGACAACGCAAAGATTTAACTTGTGACCCACTGGGGCACAAGTTGGTTGGCGCAAAAACAGTTGCGGTGATTGCTAATGAATCTGAAGACAGTAAAACTCAAGTCCAGCGTTATGTGCGCTTGACAAACCTTGTTCCCGAACTGCTCGAATGTGTCGATGACGGTAGAATGAAAATGCGTCCAGCGGTGGAACTCAGCTATCTTGATGAGGACTCCCAGCGGGATATTGTCGATGAAATCGACATGAGCGAAAGCACCCCGTCCCATGACCAGACCATCCGTATGCGAAAAGCGTTTGAAGAAAATAGGCTCACAACGGAGGTTGTCCAAGAAATCATGCGGGAAGAAAAACCGAATCAGCGTGAAAAAATCGTCTTGCGTGGGGACAGACTGCGAGAGCTGATCCCGAAGAATATACCGCTCAATCAAACGGAGGACTATGTTTGCAAGGCACTGGAGCATTACCAGAAGTTTCTCCGCAGTCGTGCAGACCGTGGGCGCTGA
- the ftsE gene encoding cell division ATP-binding protein FtsE, which produces MIEFDHVSKTYPNGTHALYDVSLNIEKGEFVFIVGASGAGKSTFLKLITAEERAEKGQIFVNDIDVTHIKRRKVPYLRRTLGTVFQDFRLIPSMSVYDNVAFAMHIVGTPTKSIKKRVPYILGLVDLQDKAKCMPAELSGGEQQRVGLARALVNNPSLIIADEPTGNIDPALSFEIVDLLSEINLRGTTILMVTHEHSLVKHFQKRIVEINDGRIVADTKQLEVGQ; this is translated from the coding sequence GTGATAGAATTCGACCATGTAAGCAAAACCTATCCAAACGGCACTCATGCATTATATGATGTCAGCCTGAATATTGAGAAAGGGGAATTCGTCTTTATCGTCGGTGCTTCCGGCGCGGGCAAAAGTACCTTTCTTAAGCTGATTACAGCAGAGGAACGTGCGGAAAAAGGACAGATTTTTGTAAACGATATTGATGTGACCCATATCAAGCGCAGAAAGGTACCTTATTTGCGCAGAACTTTAGGAACGGTCTTTCAGGACTTTCGCCTGATCCCGTCGATGTCCGTTTATGATAACGTGGCGTTTGCCATGCATATCGTTGGCACACCGACAAAATCGATCAAAAAGCGTGTGCCGTATATTTTGGGCCTTGTCGATCTGCAGGATAAGGCAAAGTGCATGCCGGCAGAACTTTCCGGCGGCGAGCAGCAGCGTGTGGGCCTAGCAAGAGCGCTGGTCAATAATCCTTCGCTGATTATTGCCGACGAACCCACCGGAAATATTGACCCGGCACTTTCTTTTGAGATCGTTGATCTTCTTAGTGAGATCAATCTGCGCGGAACAACTATTTTAATGGTTACCCATGAACATAGTTTGGTAAAACACTTTCAGAAGCGTATTGTGGAAATTAATGATGGCCGGATCGTGGCCGATACCAAGCAGCTGGAGGTGGGACAATGA